The DNA region TTTTGGTGAGTACTGTCGAAGGGGGGTATCCACGCATCGTGACTCGCGAGCGATACCGTCGCTTCGTTCCGCTAATTTCGCATTTGGTCAGGCTCTATCAATACCCGACGGTGGACCCGACGGCAAACCCGAAAGAGATGCTGAGAAGCATCCGGTCGATGGTTCAGGCGAGTCGTGAATCTGATGTACCGATAGGGCTGTTTCCGGAGGGGACGAGGACCAAGGACGGATCTATCGGCAGATTTAAGCCGCGCGGTCTGGCGAAACTCTTGGCCGCTCGATCTTGGACGGTCTACGTGTTTGTCGTCGACGGATACTGGCAGACCGCAAAGGTTAAGCATTTTCTCGCCGGAATGGGGCATGTGAACGGTCGCATTGCCCACGTGAAGACGATGGAATGGAGCGATCCGACGGCTGACTCGACTGCATTCATAGAAGAGGTCTACGCCACCATGGTTCAAGGGGTGGCCGAGCTGCGTGAGGAAGAGGCTGTTTCGTGAGAGAGCGGCGGAGCAGGTGAGCCGCCCGGGAGGCGGCGTCAGCGAGTGGCCGGAGGCATGGGAACTCGCGAAGAAGGTGGCCGTGTTCGGAGCACCGACGGTGAAGGCGGTCCTCCTGTATGGGTCACACCTCCATAAGGCCGGGCCGGATCCAAACTCTGCGCTCGACTTTGTGGTGGTCGTAGAGAACTATCGTGCCTTCTATGAGGGGATGGCTTCTTGGAGCGAATTGTCGCGTCCGGTCTGCGTCATGACTTGGATGGCGGATCGGCTGCCCCCGAATGTCATCGCGTTTGCGCCGAATGAGGGGAAGGGCCGAATCGCGAAGTGTCTGGTAATCAGCAAGGAGCACCTTGCTGCCGCTCTCGGATCACGGCTACCCGATCACTTTGTGCTAGGCCGCATGATCCAGCGAATCGGATATCTCTGGTCGCGACTTCCGGAGGACGAATTATGGGTCCGTGAACAGATCGAAGGCGCACACAGTCGCGTACTGGAGTGGATGGCCCCGCACCTCAATGAATCGTTTGATGGCGCCCTGCTGGGGCGACGCGTCCTTGAGGTCTGCTATCAGAGTGAGTTTCGACCTGAATCCCAGGGTCGTGCGGAGCGAATCTTCCAGGCTCAGGCAGCACATTTTGAGAAGGCCTTGCTGCCGGCCCTCGAGTCGGCCCTCGCCTCGGGCACGATCGTACAGACCACACCCGGCTCCTACTCACTCGCGGAACCGTTGTCACTGGCGGCGAGGCGCCGCTGGAAGCGGTACTTCGGCCTCTCAAAGACGCGTGCCACTCTTCGGTGGCTCAAGCATTCGGTGACGTTCGCCCACTGGCTGCCCTACGTAGTGCGGAAGGCTGAGCGACATACGGGCAGGACGATCCGCCTCACGAGACTGGAACGAGCCGTGCCGCATATTTTTTGCTGGCCGCGCGCCATCTACATCTTGGCGAGCCGTTCACTCAAAGAGTTCGACAAGTGAGAGCTGACATGGCGGTGCTGCTTGGAATTCTTGCAGTCGCGCTCTTTTCGATGCCCGCCTACTCCGTTGTGGCTCGCACCCGAACCGATCCGAACGAAATCACAGACCGAGGTGGATTCGTATTGGGTGGATTCGTCCGGAGCTGGTTCTACTGGTTTATCTGGCCGGTCGAGCGGACGTCTCTCACGCTCGGATTGTCCCCTACTGCATTCAACATCGGCGGCGTGCTTTTCGGTTCGGTGGCGGGATACTGCTTTGCAATCGGGGAGGTCAATCTGGGGGGTTGGTTTGTACTCCTCGGGGGCGTCGCAGACGTGCTGGATGGCAGGATCGCACGGGCGCGAGGCAAGGCGAACCAGACCGGAGCGTTCCTAGATTCCACTCTGGATCGGTTCGCAGAAGTCGGAGCTTTTGTCGGACTAGCCGTCATGTTCCGCGACTCGGCCGTTGAGCTTGCGATGGTTGTGACGGCCCTCGGGGGGTCACTGCTCGTGAGCTATGCTCGGGCTCGCGGTGAGAGCCTGGGAGTCGTGGCCAAGGTGGGCATCATGCAGCGCGCTGAACGACTTCTTCTCGTGGGCTTCGGCGGCGTACTTGACCCGGCGGTCAGTGCGTGGCGCGGTTGGGAGCCGGGTTCACTCTTGCTGGGCCTGCTGGCCCTCGTCGCGGTCGGCACGGTGGGCACCGCGATCTACCGTACGGTCTGGAT from Longimicrobiales bacterium includes:
- a CDS encoding lysophospholipid acyltransferase family protein, whose amino-acid sequence is MKFRGYVALGFLCLGLLLSDLIQRTVVALWVKLRPSRRIPVLTGWISLMARLTTRPLIVLGGARIQLPPRIVPSGPGTLILMNHQSVLDIPLLVSTVEGGYPRIVTRERYRRFVPLISHLVRLYQYPTVDPTANPKEMLRSIRSMVQASRESDVPIGLFPEGTRTKDGSIGRFKPRGLAKLLAARSWTVYVFVVDGYWQTAKVKHFLAGMGHVNGRIAHVKTMEWSDPTADSTAFIEEVYATMVQGVAELREEEAVS
- a CDS encoding CDP-alcohol phosphatidyltransferase family protein; translation: MAVLLGILAVALFSMPAYSVVARTRTDPNEITDRGGFVLGGFVRSWFYWFIWPVERTSLTLGLSPTAFNIGGVLFGSVAGYCFAIGEVNLGGWFVLLGGVADVLDGRIARARGKANQTGAFLDSTLDRFAEVGAFVGLAVMFRDSAVELAMVVTALGGSLLVSYARARGESLGVVAKVGIMQRAERLLLVGFGGVLDPAVSAWRGWEPGSLLLGLLALVAVGTVGTAIYRTVWIAQRLD